The Rhodococcus sp. B50 DNA window ATGCCCGTCTCCGGAGTACCTCCGGGACCGTCCCAGGGTAGATACGACACATCGGAGTTCTCCCCCATGCTCGTGGGCAGCTCGACGCTCGGAGCCAGAGCGCCGACGCGTTCGTTCCACTCCGCCGGGATGGGGGTGTTCGGGTCGATCTCGCGGTCGAGGGCTGCCGCGATCAGGTGCGTCCACGCGCGCGGCACCACCCGGACGAGGCCGTAACCGCCGCCGCCGACGGCGAGCCAACGACCCTCGCAATAACGATCGGCCAGATCTCGCATCGCGAGATACGACGCGCGTTGACCGTCGACGGTCAGCGAGAGGTCGGCGAGGGGATCCTCACGGTGACTGTCGGCTCCGCACTGACTGATGAGAATCTGCGGACGGAACGCCGCGACCGCACCCGGCACGACGGCGTGGAAGGCGCGCAACCACAGCGGGTCCACGGTGCCCGGCAGGACGGGAAGGTTGATCGCGGTGCCCTCGGCCGGGCCTGCGCCGACCTCGCTGGACCATCCGGTGTTGGGCCACAGGGTCGCGGGATGCTGGTGCAGCGAGATGGTGAGGACCCGCGGGTCGCCGAGGAAAGCGTGCTGCACGCCGTCACCGTGGTGGGCGTCCACGTCGATGTAGGCGATGCGGTCGTAGCCGTGGTCGAGCAACCACGAGATCGCGATGGCGGCATCGTTGTAGACGCAGAATCCGGCGGCCCAGTCGGCCATCGCGTGGTGCATTCCGCCGCCGATACTCACCGCGCGCCGGGCCCGGCCGCTCGCGATCTCGCGCGCGGCCGCCAGCGTGCCTCCGGCGAGGGTGGCGCTGGCCTCGTGCATGCGGGGGAAGATCGGGTTGTCCTCGGTACCGAGGCCGTGGGGGGCGTCGGCCGGGGGTGCCGCTCCCTCGGCAGCGGAACCCGCGCGCTTGACCGC harbors:
- a CDS encoding acetoin utilization protein AcuC, with product MTTSSTAAGGTTQLSGDRIVVWSPDYLDYRWGPTHPMNPTRLDLTMALSRSLGLLEGVETVRPSPADDTDLLRIHTASYVDAVKRAGSAAEGAAPPADAPHGLGTEDNPIFPRMHEASATLAGGTLAAAREIASGRARRAVSIGGGMHHAMADWAAGFCVYNDAAIAISWLLDHGYDRIAYIDVDAHHGDGVQHAFLGDPRVLTISLHQHPATLWPNTGWSSEVGAGPAEGTAINLPVLPGTVDPLWLRAFHAVVPGAVAAFRPQILISQCGADSHREDPLADLSLTVDGQRASYLAMRDLADRYCEGRWLAVGGGGYGLVRVVPRAWTHLIAAALDREIDPNTPIPAEWNERVGALAPSVELPTSMGENSDVSYLPWDGPGGTPETGIASLDRALTRIDSAIIATRRAAFPLLGLDPEDPRD